The bacterium genome contains the following window.
TGCAAGGAGTTGGATATCGATTTTACGCAGAACGAATCGCCAACCAGCTTGGCGTGAAAGGATATGTTAAAAACCTATGGAACGGCGAGGTTGAAGTCCTTGCGCAAGGAGATAAACCGACCTTAGAATTGTTTCTCACGAAACTTCGTGAAGGACCGCGATTGGCTAAAGTAACCGATATAAAAGTTGAATGGCAACCGATAACAGAAACATACTCTACATTCGATATTGATTACTAACGCATCTGAAAAACAACCCTGTGCTTATAGTATCGGAATTAAACAAATTACCGCAACGCTGCTCCCAGAAGAAAACCATTATCACCGTTGGAGTTTTTGATGGTATCCATCGGGGACATCAACAGATTCTCAAGAAGCTCGCTAGTCGAACCCGAAAATATGCAAACGCACAATCAGTCGTTCTAACCTTTCAAGAACATCCGTTGAAAATCTTATCGCCGTCAATCTGCCCGCCATTATTATTACTAAACGAAGAGAAAATAGCGTATCTCGCTAACTTTGGTCTCGATATTATCGTCAATCTGCATTTTACGAAACAGTTCGCTAACCTAACCGCAACCGAGTTTATTACCCGAGTCCTTTCCAAATCGTTTCAATTAACGGAAATCGTCGTTGGGCACGACCACGGATTCGGAAAACATGCACGGGGTGATGTTCGGTTATTAGAGCAACTCGGACGAACGCTCGGATTTCGGGTTATTGTCGTCCCACCGGTATGTTATCGCCACATTCCAATCAGTAGCACCCGCATTCGCGAATTGCTCCGTGCTGGAAAAGTTGATGATGCTGCAAAAATGCTAGGGCGACCGCATCATATTACAGCAACCGTAGTTCGAGGCGCGCAGCGCGGGAGAACGCTCGGGTTCCCGACCGCAAACCTGGTAACCGCAAACGAAGTTATTCCCGGAAACGGAGTCTATGCAGTTATTGCGGAATTTTCTGGGAAACAATACCAAGGAATAATGAATATCGGTTACCGGCCGACATTTGGTAAATCATCTAAACCGACTTTGGAAGCCTATCTTTTCAATTATCGAGGAAATCTATATCAGAAACATATAAAAGTCTATTTTATCGCTAGATTGCGTGATGAAAAGCGATTCCCGACTCCAGAAGCGCTGATTGCTCAAATCAACAAAGATATTTTACGAGCGAAAACAAGATTGCATAGGGTAAATAGAGTATACCGGCACATGATACCGATGTAACTTATCCTCTATAGAACCATTTCTATATGAAGGTAGTCCACGTGTATAAAGATTATTTTCCGCCGATTCGTGGCGGAATCGAGAACCATATCAATCTGCTCTGTCAGCAGCAGAAACAATATTTTCAAGTTGAAGTTCTGGTAGCAAACCGGAAATCTCGAACCGAACTAGAAACTATTGACGGGATTACCGTATATAAAATCGCGCAACTCGGTCGGATTCTCTCCGCACCGATTACCCCATCGTTCCATCGGTGGTTCAACCGTCTCGCTGCGGATATATACCATTTCCATCATCCGAATCCGACTGCTGAACTTGCGTATCTATCCGCTAAACCGAAAGGAAAACTGGTTCTCACTTGGCATAGTGATATCGTTCGGCAAGCGGTCTTCATGCCGGTTTACCGTCCATTTTTATACCGATTTCTCAATAAGGTTGACCGCATTCTCGTTACGTCACAAAACTATCTGGATAGTTCACCGATTTTACAGAATTATAAAACAAAATGTTCAATTGTTCCGTTAGGGATAGATTTAACCCAGTTCAAGTTAACGCCGAGAATTGAACGGAATATCGCTGAAATTAAACGGCAATATCCGAATCCGATAATCCTTTTCGTTGGGAAACTGCGGTATTATAAAGGAGTCCATATCTTAATCCACGCAATGCAACAGGTTCACCATGCACAGCTCCTCATCATCGGTTCGGGTCCGAAACAACTCGAATGGCAGGAACTAACCGCCCAACTCGGGTTGCAAGGGAAAGTAACCTTTCTCGGTGAAGTCGATGATTCTGAACTCGTCGCTTATCTTTACGCCTGCGAAATATTCTGCCTTCCATCGCATCTACGAAGTGAAGCGTTCGGTGCAGTCCAGCTGGAAGCGTTCGCTTGCGGTAAACCGGTGGTTAGCACCAATTTAGCGACTGGAGTCCCGTTTGTAAACCTGCATGAGAAAACCGGGCTGGTAGTTGAACCGAATTCGCCAGACGCGCTTGCTGACGCTATCAACCGTTTACTTACTAATCCAGATTGGGCGAAACAACTCGGGGAAGCTGGTCGTCGTCGAGTTGAACAGGAGTTCACGATTGAGAAAATCGCTGCCCAAATCAATGCTATCTACCAACAAATAATGCTAAAATAGTATGAGAGAATCTTTAACCGCAAAGAGACAAAGATAAATTCGCTAAGAATGCTCAGAATAAATTATTTTTGCGCGTTTTGCTAAACTGAGCGGTTTACCCCGATTGCTCGGGGTTAACTTTTTAATATGAGAGTAACAAGAATTATATTTCAAACCATCTTCTTTTTTCTCTTTTGGTTTCTGCTGATTATCACTGTATACCCGTTGACGTCAAAAATACCGGTGGATATGTTTTTGCGCGCTGACCCGTTAGCGGCGTTGGTAACCACTCTCGTTACCCATACGTTTACCACACTCTTTATTCCAGCAATGATAATTTTCGGATTAACCCTCATTTTCGGCCGCTGGTTCTGCGGGTGGATATGCCCGCTTGGAAGCCATATCGATTTCGTTGACCGGTTGAAATGGCGAAAGAGAATCCCTCGCGGAAAGAAGGATGAAGGAAAAAGGCAACGACCGGAAAATGTCACGATTAACCATGAGAGCGGCTGGCGGAAAGTGAAATTTTACGGATTCTTGATTTTTATTATTCTAGCGGTGCTCGGAGTTCAGATGATTTGGGTTCTCGACCCGCTGGTTCTGATTACCCGCTCAATGTCGCTCGCAGTATATCCCTATATAAATTTAATACTTCGTGGAACGTTCGATACCCTCTATAACATTCCTATAATTGCTAAAGTTTCTGAACCGGTCTATGGATTGTTGAAACAAGGAGTTCTAGCGTTCAACCAGCCGGTATATCTAAACCACCTGACGTTTGCACTTATCATCCTTTTGGTTCTCGGTGCTACGGGATTAACCCCGCGATTCTGGTGCCGATATGTATGCCCGCTTGGTGCGATGCTCGGCTGGTTGGGAAAATGGTCGCCGGTCAAACGGCGGGTGAATCAGGAAAAATGCATCGAATGTCTCGGCTGTGTTCGTCGATGCCGAACGAATGCGATTCGCGATCATGGCAGAAGTTATCTGCCATTAGAATGTGTCGGATGTATGGAGTGCGTTTCGGTCTGTCCAACTAGAGCAGTCCACTTTGGATTGAACTTTGCTATCCGAAATTCGAAATCCGAACTTGGAACTAAGACTGGGATTTCGCGTCGAGGTTTCATCTATGCTACTGCCGGTAGTATTATTGCTGTCCCTGCACTAAAACTTAATTCGGTACATTGGAATTCGATGCCGGTACCTATTCGTCCGCCGGGGATTAACCATGAAACGATATTTCTGGATAAATGCATCCGGTGCGGGGAATGTATGAAAGTCTGTCCGACAAACGGATTACAGCCGAGTTTACTCCAATCCGGTTGGCAAGGGGTTTGGTCACCGCAACTCGTCCCGCGTATTGGGTATTGCGAGTTCGGATGTACCTTATGCAGTCAGGTTTGTCCGAGTGGCGCAATTCAACGTATCCTGTTGGAAAAAAAACAGAAAACGGTTATCGGGACTGCGGTGATTGATAAGAATAAATGTATCCCCTGGACCCAACCGATGAACTGTATGGTCTGTGAAGAGATGTGTCCGATACCAGGAAAAGCAATTAAGGGAATTCTTGCAACGGTACACTATCAAGGTTACCCGCCAACGCAGGTACTCCAGCCGTATGTGATTAAAGAGAAATGTATCGGGTGCGGAATTTGCGAAAATAAATGCCCGGTGCAAAGTATCCCACCAGCAATTTATGTTGTCGGCACTCGAACGCAAACTGAAACTGTTTAGCCAGGAACAAGGTCAATCGTACTTCGTTTGAATCGAATATACCCCCAATATCCCTCAAGGTAAGACCTTGCTATCCAGAACTGACAAGGAGTAAGATGAGAATTGAACGGTTTAATTCCCATCCTACTCCCTATATACAAACGATACACTACCGCAACAAGGATGAACGAGAACGATATCGTTCATCTTTGCTCGATATATGTTATGGTACAGATTTAATACTATCTTGCACGAATTTGGTTATGAATGGTATACTTTTAAGTTCAAATTTATCTGGTAAACCTATTAACTTCAATGTTTATCGAACCGATACAAGCAGTCATTCGATATCGCCCGTTAATCCAGAGTTTGGTAATTCGTGAACTTAAATCCCGATATCGGGGAACCTTTCTCGGATTCCTCTGGTCGTTTATGAACCCGCTACTGTTAATGCTGGTATATTCGTTTGTTTTCTATGTCTATATGCGGGTAGAAATGCCGAATTATACCGCATTTCTGCTCTGCGGGTTACTCCCGTGGATATGGTTTTCGACGGCATTAACGGAAGCGACTTCATCAATTATCAATAACGCTGGGTTGATTCGGAAAGTATATCTAGCATCGGAGGTATTCCCGACTATCCATGTTCTTTCGAACCTGATTAATTATCTGTTAAGTTTGCCGATTCTCTTCATCTTCTTGTTCTTATACAAAATCAAGTTCACGCTAGCGCTCATCGCATTGCCGATATTAATCTTATTGCAACTGCTATTCACCTGGGGAGTAGCGCTATTCGTCTCCTCGTTAGGCACGAAATATCGCGATTTATTACATCTGGTTCCGAACCTGTTATTACTATGGTTTTTCGCGACGCCGATTATCTATCCGATATGGCAAATTCCGGATAAATTTAAAATTCTACTCGCTTGGAACCCGATGTTGCCGCTGATAACCGGATATCAGAATATTTTATATGCTGGAACATTTCCGGATTGGAAATCGTTATTTCTTTTCGCTGGGATAACGATGTTCGTTATTCTGTTCGGAACCTATACGTTTACGCTGCGAAAAGAACGGTTCGCCGAAGAAGTTTAATAACCCAACACTCTGCGATGCAAAATGCAACATTAGCAATTAGCAATTTTCATTTTAAACAGCTCATTGAATATTGAACAGTGATTGTTGCAAATGAACGAAGCTATCATCCTGGATAACATTTCAAAAAAGTTTAAAATTTCTACCGAACAGGGCAAGTATACGACGCTGAAAGATGAATTCCTGCGAATATTCTGGCGGAAAAAAGCACCGAATTACCATTGGTTCTGGGCGCTGGAAAATGTGAGTCTTTCCGTTCCGCAAGGGGCGACGGTCGGAATCATCGGAAAAAACGGTTCAGGAAAAAGCACCTTACTACGGATAATTGCGCATATTTTACAACCGGATACCGGTACAGTTAAAACGCGGGGGCGATTATCTGCGTTGATTGACCTTGGTGCAGGGTTCCATCCGGAGTTTTCCGGTCGTGAGAATGTCTATATTAACGGAATGATACTCGGTCTTTCGAAAAAGGAAATTGACCGTCAGTATCAATCGATTGTAGAATTTTCGGAGTTGCAGGAGTTTATCAATAATCCGGTGAAAACCTATTCTGCGGGAATGTATACCCGGTTAGGATTTGCGGTAGCGGTGAATGTTGATCCGGATATTTTGCTCATTGATGAAGTGTTTGCGGTCGGCGATGCCTCGTTTGTCCAGAAATGTTATGCGAAATTAGAAGAGTTTAAACGGCGTGGGAAAACCATTATTCTGGTAACCCATAGTCTCGAAGCGGTAGAACGATGGTGTGATGTTGCGGTCTGGTTCCATAACGGGAAATTGATGGAACAGGGAAGTCCGTTGCGGGTGATTCATGCGTATCGAGACCATTTAGCGAAATCAGATGAAACTCGGTTATTCGCGGAACAACAGATTCGCGCTGCAGAAGTCCAGACTCCCCCACATCCCCCTGAGTCCCAGCTACCAGCTGGTGTACCTCCAGCCACGGCACCGCAACGCTGGGGTGACCGACAAGTAGAAATCATATATGCGAAACTGATTGATTCCGAACAGAAGGAACGATATTTATTCGAGTCTGGAGAGTCCGTAACGATTGAGCTGGCATATAAAGTCCATACGCCGGTAGACCACCCAGTGTTCGGTATCGGAATATTTCGCGAAGATGGTATCCGCTGTTACGGAACCAACACACATATTGAGCAGTATCAGCTAGGAAAATTAACCAACGATGGTGTAATTCGCTGCAACCTCGATTCGTTGCCGTTGGTAGAAGGGAATTATTATCTCGATGTTGCGGTGCATTCGCCGGAAGAATATGCGTATGATTATATTGTCCATATTCTTTCGTTTGTGATTCGGAGCAAAATAAAAGATGTCGGGATATTTCGCCCGAAGCATCAATGGGAGTTCCCTGCGGAGTTACTGGAAACAGGAGAACGGAAAAACGGATGAACCTAAAACGGACACCGAATGAACCGCAATGCAATGTGATGATTTCGTTCAGCGGTTCTTTCGTTCTCTCCAGCGTTCAATACCATGAACCAGAAGCCACGACTCGAAATCGAGCCGATTATGGAACAAATTCGGCAGCAGATTAACCGGCAGGGAAAGAAACAGCCGGAATCTTTTGACTTCGTTCTAGATAAAGGAGTATCTGCTATGAATTTAGATGAATTAAAAGTTAAATTAAATGAATCCTGGAATGTTGGACAACGGCCGTTTACTTCACATCGACCGATAATCGGTCCGTTCATTGTCTGGTATAAAAAGATACTCTTTCAACTCATTAAACTCCCGTTATGCAATGTCCTTGAAGACCAGCGCAATTTTAATATGTATCTAGCGCAAACGATTAACCAAATTAATCTGCAGCATCTCCTTGCCCGAACGGATTTCCTGTTTACCGAACTGGATAAAAGAATCGAAACACTGGCGGCAAAATTCCAAGCTGCACAAAAAAACCAACAGGAGTTCAACGATATGACGTTAAGTATTCGCAATGCGCTCTGGGAAGAGCAAGCGAAACTCGCTGAGGTACACCAGCAAACCCAATCGCTCGAATCGAGCATCCAATACATCAATCAGTCGTTAAGCGAAATTCTCCATGCGTTAGACAAACTCAACCAGATAGATGAGTTGACGCTTACTATCCGCAATGCGCTCTGGGAAGAACAAGCGAAACTCGCTGCGGTACACCAGCACACTCAATCACTCGAATCAAACTTCCAACATATCAATCAATCGGTAAACGAGCTTATCGATTGGTATCATAAAGAAAAGGAAGGACTTGATGCGCATCAATATCATTTGTTCAATGAACGATTTCGCGATACGATTGAACATGTGAAAAAACGGCAACAGATTTATATCGATTATTTTCGGGATTGCAAAAATATCGTTGATTTAGGATGCGGACGAGGCGAATTTCTGGAATTGTTACAAGAAAACAATCTGCCGGCATTAGGCATTGATATTAATCCGGAACTAGTCGAACTAGCGAAACAGCGCGGGTTAAATGTAACATGTGCGGATTTATTAACGTTCCTAGCGCAAACACCGGATGCTACGTTTGACGGAATTTTTTCCGCACAGGTTATCGAACATTTCAAACTGCCGGATATTCGGCAGATAGTTGGGTTAATCTACCAGAAACTGCAACCGGACGGAATTGCGGTGGTTGAAACGCTGAATCCGCTTTCATTCTATAGTTATAGCCGGAATTATCTCCTCGATTTAACCCATCAACGGGCGTTACATCCGCAAGCGTTAAAATTTTTATTTGACTGCCACGGTTTTCGCGAAGTTGAGATAAAGTTTACTTCTGCGGTTCCGTTAGAAGAAATGCTGGAAGGAATTGAACTTCCTAAAGAGTTAACCCCAGAGGAGGAAACTGCTTGGCAGAAAATCAATTTAGCATTCAGTCGGCTCAACGAACTTTTCTACGGATGGCAAGAGTATGCGATTATCGCCAAAAAATAACCAATCAACAGGAAAACGAAAGAAGAACGAAACAACCATCGTTATCATGAATGCTTCTGTTCTAACGGTTTTTAGTTCTTTTGTTCTTTCGTTACTCAATTGCTACTATGGCTAAGAAAAAAATTTGTATTTGCAATGCGCAAATTCCGTTTCTCTGGGGTGGTGCGGAAATATTAGCAGATTCATTAGGTCGCGAATTAACGCGACGTGGCTTCGCCGTCGAACAGATTCGGATACCATTCAAATGGTATCCGAAAGAACAGCTGGTTAAAGATGCGTTTGTGTGGCGATTGATTGATATAACGGATTCTTGTTTAGAAAAAATAGATTTGGTTATCGGCACCAAATTCCCTTCCTATCTGGTGAAACATCCGAACAAAATTGTTTGGTTGGTGCATCAACATCGACCAGCGTACGACTTATACGGAACAAATACCAATCTGCATGATGCCCTGTTAGTCCAGACACATTTTCAGTATACGTTACCTGACCATCAGGCGCAGGAAATTGTAGTTAAACTGGATAATGCAGCATTTAAAGAATGCAAAGCGATCTATACGATATCCAAGCGGGTTGCCGATCGGCTAGAGAAATATAACGGAATTCGTGGCACGGTATTGTATCCGCCACCACGAGATTTACCGCTATCAAATAAAACGGAATATGCAGATTTCATTTTCACCTTAGGTAGATTAGAATCGTTGAAAAGATTCCATCTTTTGATTGAAGCATTCCGGTATGTAAAAAGTAACGCTAAATGTATTATTGCCGGGTCAGGTTTCTTAACA
Protein-coding sequences here:
- a CDS encoding acylphosphatase, which encodes MLEQFKAIIQGRVQGVGYRFYAERIANQLGVKGYVKNLWNGEVEVLAQGDKPTLELFLTKLREGPRLAKVTDIKVEWQPITETYSTFDIDY
- a CDS encoding bifunctional riboflavin kinase/FAD synthetase codes for the protein MLIVSELNKLPQRCSQKKTIITVGVFDGIHRGHQQILKKLASRTRKYANAQSVVLTFQEHPLKILSPSICPPLLLLNEEKIAYLANFGLDIIVNLHFTKQFANLTATEFITRVLSKSFQLTEIVVGHDHGFGKHARGDVRLLEQLGRTLGFRVIVVPPVCYRHIPISSTRIRELLRAGKVDDAAKMLGRPHHITATVVRGAQRGRTLGFPTANLVTANEVIPGNGVYAVIAEFSGKQYQGIMNIGYRPTFGKSSKPTLEAYLFNYRGNLYQKHIKVYFIARLRDEKRFPTPEALIAQINKDILRAKTRLHRVNRVYRHMIPM
- a CDS encoding glycosyltransferase; this translates as MKVVHVYKDYFPPIRGGIENHINLLCQQQKQYFQVEVLVANRKSRTELETIDGITVYKIAQLGRILSAPITPSFHRWFNRLAADIYHFHHPNPTAELAYLSAKPKGKLVLTWHSDIVRQAVFMPVYRPFLYRFLNKVDRILVTSQNYLDSSPILQNYKTKCSIVPLGIDLTQFKLTPRIERNIAEIKRQYPNPIILFVGKLRYYKGVHILIHAMQQVHHAQLLIIGSGPKQLEWQELTAQLGLQGKVTFLGEVDDSELVAYLYACEIFCLPSHLRSEAFGAVQLEAFACGKPVVSTNLATGVPFVNLHEKTGLVVEPNSPDALADAINRLLTNPDWAKQLGEAGRRRVEQEFTIEKIAAQINAIYQQIMLK
- a CDS encoding 4Fe-4S binding protein, with protein sequence MFLRADPLAALVTTLVTHTFTTLFIPAMIIFGLTLIFGRWFCGWICPLGSHIDFVDRLKWRKRIPRGKKDEGKRQRPENVTINHESGWRKVKFYGFLIFIILAVLGVQMIWVLDPLVLITRSMSLAVYPYINLILRGTFDTLYNIPIIAKVSEPVYGLLKQGVLAFNQPVYLNHLTFALIILLVLGATGLTPRFWCRYVCPLGAMLGWLGKWSPVKRRVNQEKCIECLGCVRRCRTNAIRDHGRSYLPLECVGCMECVSVCPTRAVHFGLNFAIRNSKSELGTKTGISRRGFIYATAGSIIAVPALKLNSVHWNSMPVPIRPPGINHETIFLDKCIRCGECMKVCPTNGLQPSLLQSGWQGVWSPQLVPRIGYCEFGCTLCSQVCPSGAIQRILLEKKQKTVIGTAVIDKNKCIPWTQPMNCMVCEEMCPIPGKAIKGILATVHYQGYPPTQVLQPYVIKEKCIGCGICENKCPVQSIPPAIYVVGTRTQTETV
- a CDS encoding ABC transporter permease, whose translation is MFIEPIQAVIRYRPLIQSLVIRELKSRYRGTFLGFLWSFMNPLLLMLVYSFVFYVYMRVEMPNYTAFLLCGLLPWIWFSTALTEATSSIINNAGLIRKVYLASEVFPTIHVLSNLINYLLSLPILFIFLFLYKIKFTLALIALPILILLQLLFTWGVALFVSSLGTKYRDLLHLVPNLLLLWFFATPIIYPIWQIPDKFKILLAWNPMLPLITGYQNILYAGTFPDWKSLFLFAGITMFVILFGTYTFTLRKERFAEEV
- a CDS encoding ABC transporter ATP-binding protein codes for the protein MNEAIILDNISKKFKISTEQGKYTTLKDEFLRIFWRKKAPNYHWFWALENVSLSVPQGATVGIIGKNGSGKSTLLRIIAHILQPDTGTVKTRGRLSALIDLGAGFHPEFSGRENVYINGMILGLSKKEIDRQYQSIVEFSELQEFINNPVKTYSAGMYTRLGFAVAVNVDPDILLIDEVFAVGDASFVQKCYAKLEEFKRRGKTIILVTHSLEAVERWCDVAVWFHNGKLMEQGSPLRVIHAYRDHLAKSDETRLFAEQQIRAAEVQTPPHPPESQLPAGVPPATAPQRWGDRQVEIIYAKLIDSEQKERYLFESGESVTIELAYKVHTPVDHPVFGIGIFREDGIRCYGTNTHIEQYQLGKLTNDGVIRCNLDSLPLVEGNYYLDVAVHSPEEYAYDYIVHILSFVIRSKIKDVGIFRPKHQWEFPAELLETGERKNG
- a CDS encoding class I SAM-dependent methyltransferase — translated: MNQKPRLEIEPIMEQIRQQINRQGKKQPESFDFVLDKGVSAMNLDELKVKLNESWNVGQRPFTSHRPIIGPFIVWYKKILFQLIKLPLCNVLEDQRNFNMYLAQTINQINLQHLLARTDFLFTELDKRIETLAAKFQAAQKNQQEFNDMTLSIRNALWEEQAKLAEVHQQTQSLESSIQYINQSLSEILHALDKLNQIDELTLTIRNALWEEQAKLAAVHQHTQSLESNFQHINQSVNELIDWYHKEKEGLDAHQYHLFNERFRDTIEHVKKRQQIYIDYFRDCKNIVDLGCGRGEFLELLQENNLPALGIDINPELVELAKQRGLNVTCADLLTFLAQTPDATFDGIFSAQVIEHFKLPDIRQIVGLIYQKLQPDGIAVVETLNPLSFYSYSRNYLLDLTHQRALHPQALKFLFDCHGFREVEIKFTSAVPLEEMLEGIELPKELTPEEETAWQKINLAFSRLNELFYGWQEYAIIAKK
- a CDS encoding glycosyltransferase family 4 protein; this translates as MAKKKICICNAQIPFLWGGAEILADSLGRELTRRGFAVEQIRIPFKWYPKEQLVKDAFVWRLIDITDSCLEKIDLVIGTKFPSYLVKHPNKIVWLVHQHRPAYDLYGTNTNLHDALLVQTHFQYTLPDHQAQEIVVKLDNAAFKECKAIYTISKRVADRLEKYNGIRGTVLYPPPRDLPLSNKTEYADFIFTLGRLESLKRFHLLIEAFRYVKSNAKCIIAGSGFLTKEFNQKIAQYKIGDRVKLVGFVDDATVSNLYATCFATFYAPIDEDYGYVTVESFRAKKPVITTNDAGGTLEFVEHEVTGLVAEPTPEDIARQIDALYEHKQKCRELGHAGFQKVQSINWDTVIPELTKTIT